One window of the Pseudomonas knackmussii B13 genome contains the following:
- a CDS encoding DUF6482 family protein produces MNLQELTNRSLAGDVDELHLVSMEGGIYVLEARIGQRYFPIQDAKGHVLGVRSVEHARELLAPLPAIPFQLVHAVVQDEMCGSHSGSAVNDDGVPIPLH; encoded by the coding sequence ATGAACCTGCAAGAGCTGACCAACCGTTCACTCGCCGGGGATGTCGACGAGTTGCATCTGGTGTCCATGGAGGGCGGTATCTATGTGCTCGAAGCGCGCATCGGGCAGCGTTACTTCCCAATCCAGGACGCCAAGGGGCATGTGCTCGGCGTGCGTTCGGTGGAACATGCCCGCGAGTTGCTGGCGCCCTTGCCGGCGATCCCCTTCCAACTGGTGCATGCGGTGGTCCAGGACGAAATGTGCGGCTCTCACAGCGGCAGCGCGGTCAACGATGACGGTGTGCCTATCCCACTGCATTGA
- a CDS encoding TIGR00645 family protein: MERFIENTMYGARWLLAPVYVGLSLALLALTIKFFQEIFHILPDIFSIAEADLVLVLLSLIDMALVGGLLVMVMFSGYENFVSQLDIAEGKEKLSWLGKMDASSLKNKVAASIVAISSIHLLRIFMDLKNIPDNKLMWYVIIHLTFVLSAFVMGYLDKLTRHDH, encoded by the coding sequence ATGGAACGCTTCATCGAAAACACCATGTACGGTGCCCGCTGGTTGCTGGCGCCGGTCTACGTCGGTCTGTCGCTGGCTCTGCTGGCGCTGACCATCAAGTTCTTCCAGGAAATCTTCCACATCCTGCCGGACATCTTCTCCATCGCCGAAGCAGACCTGGTTCTTGTGCTGCTGTCGTTGATCGACATGGCGCTGGTCGGCGGCCTGCTGGTGATGGTGATGTTCTCCGGCTACGAGAACTTCGTGTCGCAGCTGGACATCGCCGAGGGCAAGGAAAAGCTCAGCTGGCTGGGCAAGATGGACGCCAGCTCGCTGAAGAACAAGGTGGCGGCCTCCATCGTGGCGATCTCGTCGATCCACCTGCTGCGCATCTTCATGGACCTGAAGAACATCCCCGACAACAAGCTGATGTGGTACGTGATCATCCACCTGACTTTCGTGCTCTCGGCATTCGTCATGGGTTACCTGGACAAGCTGACCCGCCACGACCACTGA